A single region of the Roseivivax sp. THAF197b genome encodes:
- a CDS encoding ABC transporter ATP-binding protein, with product MKDTEGYITADGRQIGGVLMEMKNITLRFGGVVAINDISFDVREGEIRAIIGPNGAGKSSMLNIISGFYTPSEGEVFYKGEKRPPMKPFEVARMGVARTFQNIALFEGMTVLDNVMTGRLTHMNAGVFSQALWWGKARDEEMENREVVEKVIDFLEIQNIRKTPVGRLPYGLKKRVELARALAAEPSILLLDEPMAGMNVEEKEDMSRFILDVNDEFGTTICLIEHDMGVVMDLSDRVVVMDYGKKIGDGSPDEVRNNQAVIDAYLGVQH from the coding sequence ATGAAGGATACCGAAGGCTACATCACCGCGGATGGCCGCCAGATCGGCGGCGTCCTGATGGAGATGAAGAACATCACTCTGCGCTTCGGCGGTGTGGTGGCGATCAACGACATTTCCTTCGATGTGCGCGAGGGCGAAATACGCGCCATCATCGGCCCGAACGGGGCGGGCAAGTCGTCGATGCTCAACATTATCTCGGGCTTCTACACGCCGTCCGAGGGCGAAGTGTTCTACAAGGGCGAAAAGCGCCCGCCGATGAAACCGTTCGAAGTAGCCCGGATGGGCGTCGCGCGGACGTTCCAGAACATCGCACTCTTCGAAGGCATGACCGTGCTCGACAACGTCATGACCGGGCGGCTGACGCACATGAACGCGGGCGTCTTTTCGCAAGCGCTCTGGTGGGGCAAGGCCCGCGACGAGGAGATGGAAAACCGCGAGGTCGTCGAGAAGGTCATCGACTTCCTCGAAATCCAGAACATCCGCAAGACGCCGGTGGGCCGTCTGCCCTACGGTCTGAAGAAGCGGGTCGAGCTGGCGCGCGCCTTGGCGGCCGAGCCGTCCATCCTGCTGCTCGACGAGCCGATGGCGGGCATGAACGTCGAGGAGAAGGAGGACATGTCCCGCTTCATCCTCGACGTGAACGACGAGTTCGGCACCACGATCTGCCTGATCGAGCACGATATGGGCGTGGTCATGGATCTCTCGGACCGGGTCGTGGTGATGGATTACGGCAAGAAGATCGGTGACGGCTCGCCCGACGAGGTGCGCAACAACCAGGCGGTCATCGACGCCTATCTGGGGGTTCAGCACTGA
- a CDS encoding branched-chain amino acid ABC transporter permease, with protein sequence MFYEYLIAPFVDMFTAPDFLMQVLWEGLVSGILYALIALGFVLIFRSSRIFNFAQGIMVVFAALTLVGLHALGVPAWISVGLTLVVMFGLAVTIERVVLRPLVGQPDIILFMATIGITLFLIGAGETIFGGENKVMITEELGIPTGDFVLEPFGGLLILQHLDITVVVVATLLVLALLAFLNYTQMGRAIRALGDDHQAALSVGISLQTIWVLVWFIAGIIALVTGIAWGARAGVSFALEVIAYKALPVLMLGGLESITGAIVGGLMIGMLEKLFEIYWGQPFLGGNTETWFAFVLALIVLLFRPQGLFGERIIERV encoded by the coding sequence ATGTTCTACGAATACCTTATCGCCCCCTTCGTCGATATGTTCACGGCGCCGGACTTCCTGATGCAGGTGCTGTGGGAGGGGCTCGTCTCGGGCATCCTCTACGCGCTTATCGCGCTCGGGTTCGTGCTGATCTTCCGTTCCAGCCGGATCTTCAACTTCGCACAAGGCATCATGGTCGTGTTCGCGGCCCTGACACTTGTGGGCCTGCATGCGCTCGGCGTGCCCGCCTGGATATCGGTGGGTCTGACGCTGGTGGTGATGTTCGGCCTTGCGGTGACCATCGAACGGGTCGTGTTGCGCCCGCTGGTGGGCCAGCCCGATATCATCCTCTTCATGGCGACGATCGGCATCACGCTGTTCCTTATTGGCGCGGGCGAGACGATCTTCGGCGGCGAGAACAAGGTGATGATCACCGAGGAGCTGGGCATTCCCACCGGGGATTTCGTGCTGGAGCCCTTCGGCGGCCTCTTGATCCTGCAGCATCTCGACATCACGGTGGTCGTCGTGGCCACGCTTCTCGTCTTGGCGCTTCTGGCCTTCCTCAACTACACGCAGATGGGCCGTGCGATCCGGGCGCTGGGCGACGATCACCAGGCCGCCCTGTCCGTGGGCATCTCGCTTCAGACGATCTGGGTTCTCGTGTGGTTCATCGCAGGCATCATCGCGCTCGTGACGGGCATTGCCTGGGGCGCACGCGCGGGCGTGTCCTTCGCGCTCGAAGTGATCGCCTACAAGGCGCTGCCGGTTCTCATGCTGGGCGGGCTGGAGAGCATCACCGGCGCAATCGTCGGCGGCCTGATGATCGGCATGCTCGAGAAACTGTTCGAGATCTACTGGGGGCAGCCCTTCCTCGGCGGCAATACCGAGACGTGGTTCGCCTTCGTGCTGGCGCTCATCGTGCTGCTGTTCCGCCCGCAGGGCCTCTTCGGGGAGCGCATCATCGAGAGGGTGTAG
- a CDS encoding branched-chain amino acid ABC transporter permease produces the protein MLYRTAGQFKTSYKADQALFPIRQDAVLLIAILIVAYVIFPLIASEFAYQTLLIPVMIYALAAMGLNILTGYAGQLSLGTGAFMGVGAYACYKLITLFPWMNPIVAILFSGVFSAGIGVAFGIPSLRIKGFYLAIATLAAQFFLVWLFEKWAWLYNYNASGAIQVPNTEMFGVYLTGPLASSVTQYYLVLVIVTVMTMLCINLTRGNLGRTWKATRDMDIAAELIGINLMKSKLIAFAISSYVVGVAGALYVFMWKGAAEPNLFDIPLSFQVLFIAIIGGLGSILGNYLGAILIVGLPVVLNLLPAALGLSISSALVEHLNIMIVGSLIIFFLIVEPHGLAQLWRLIREKLIIWPFPH, from the coding sequence ATGCTTTATCGCACCGCCGGACAATTCAAGACGAGCTACAAGGCCGATCAGGCGCTGTTTCCGATCCGGCAGGATGCGGTTCTGCTGATCGCCATCCTGATCGTGGCCTATGTGATCTTCCCCTTGATCGCGTCCGAATTCGCCTACCAGACCCTTCTGATCCCCGTGATGATCTACGCGCTGGCGGCGATGGGGCTGAATATCCTGACGGGCTATGCCGGGCAGCTTTCGCTGGGCACTGGCGCCTTCATGGGGGTTGGGGCCTATGCCTGCTACAAGCTGATCACGCTGTTTCCATGGATGAACCCGATCGTGGCGATCCTGTTCTCGGGCGTGTTCTCCGCGGGGATTGGCGTGGCCTTCGGTATTCCGTCGCTGCGGATCAAGGGCTTCTACCTCGCCATCGCGACGCTGGCCGCGCAGTTCTTTCTCGTCTGGCTCTTCGAGAAATGGGCGTGGCTTTACAACTACAATGCCTCGGGCGCGATCCAGGTGCCCAATACGGAGATGTTCGGGGTCTACCTGACCGGCCCCCTCGCAAGCTCCGTGACGCAATATTACCTCGTCCTGGTGATCGTGACGGTGATGACGATGCTCTGCATCAACCTCACGCGGGGCAATCTCGGGCGGACGTGGAAAGCCACGCGCGACATGGACATCGCGGCCGAACTCATCGGCATCAACCTGATGAAATCGAAGCTCATCGCCTTTGCGATCTCGTCCTATGTCGTGGGCGTCGCGGGCGCGCTTTACGTCTTCATGTGGAAGGGTGCGGCGGAACCCAACCTCTTCGACATTCCGCTCAGCTTCCAGGTGCTCTTCATCGCGATCATCGGCGGGCTGGGCTCGATCCTCGGCAATTACCTGGGCGCAATCCTGATCGTCGGCCTGCCGGTGGTTCTGAACCTGTTGCCCGCAGCACTTGGCCTGTCGATTTCATCTGCGCTGGTCGAGCATCTCAACATCATGATCGTGGGCTCGCTCATCATCTTCTTCCTGATCGTGGAGCCTCACGGTCTGGCACAGCTTTGGCGTCTCATCCGCGAGAAGCTGATCATCTGGCCGTTCCCGCATTAA
- a CDS encoding ABC transporter substrate-binding protein, whose product MRHFTKLAAAAVLGATLGTAAVAQELYAPNLAYRTGPFAATGIPLMNGQADYFAMLNARDGGVGGIMVNAEECETGYSTEKGVECYEKTKGRAIVTQPWSTGITLQVLPKTNVDEIPILAPGYGFSPMADGKVFQWAFNTPSGYWDAASMILQYLHDENGSLDGKKIAFLHLDHPYGKEPLPLLEKKAGELNFELLPIPVGLKEMQNQSAQWLQIRRERPDYVVMWGWGAMNAGAITEAVKTKFPMENFIGVWWAGHDADLKIVGADGAGYKSISWSFPNAEAPVMADIQKHVVDAGLSQSNPEEMSGVFYGRGIVISAILAEGITAAQQEFGTAEIDASQLRWGLENINMTEERIDELGLTGMVPPFSTSCANHTGHSGGWMLEWDGEQFVKVSDHMLPDTSDYQQLIADKAGEYAEANAPWPTNEECNAEG is encoded by the coding sequence ATGAGACACTTTACGAAACTCGCCGCGGCGGCGGTGCTGGGCGCGACGCTCGGCACGGCGGCGGTGGCGCAGGAGCTTTACGCACCGAACCTCGCCTATCGCACCGGTCCCTTCGCGGCCACGGGCATTCCGCTGATGAACGGTCAGGCGGATTACTTCGCCATGCTGAACGCGCGCGATGGCGGCGTCGGCGGCATCATGGTCAACGCCGAGGAATGCGAGACCGGCTATTCCACCGAGAAGGGCGTGGAATGCTACGAGAAGACCAAGGGCCGTGCGATCGTGACCCAGCCCTGGTCCACCGGCATCACCCTGCAGGTTCTGCCCAAGACCAACGTGGACGAGATCCCGATCCTCGCCCCCGGCTACGGCTTCTCGCCGATGGCTGACGGCAAGGTCTTCCAGTGGGCGTTCAACACGCCGTCCGGTTACTGGGACGCGGCCTCGATGATCCTGCAATACCTGCACGACGAGAACGGCAGCCTTGACGGCAAGAAGATCGCCTTCCTGCATCTCGATCACCCCTACGGCAAGGAGCCGCTGCCGCTGCTGGAGAAGAAGGCGGGTGAGCTGAACTTCGAGCTTTTGCCGATCCCGGTGGGCCTCAAGGAAATGCAGAACCAGTCCGCGCAGTGGTTGCAGATCCGCCGCGAGCGTCCCGACTACGTCGTGATGTGGGGCTGGGGTGCGATGAATGCCGGTGCCATCACCGAAGCGGTGAAGACCAAGTTCCCGATGGAAAACTTCATTGGTGTCTGGTGGGCCGGGCATGATGCCGACCTCAAGATCGTCGGCGCCGATGGCGCGGGCTACAAGTCGATCTCCTGGTCGTTCCCGAACGCCGAAGCACCGGTGATGGCCGACATCCAGAAGCATGTCGTCGATGCGGGCCTGTCGCAGTCGAACCCCGAGGAAATGTCGGGCGTCTTCTATGGCCGCGGTATCGTCATCTCTGCGATCCTCGCCGAAGGCATCACCGCCGCGCAGCAGGAGTTCGGCACAGCCGAGATCGACGCGAGCCAGCTGCGCTGGGGTCTTGAGAACATCAACATGACCGAGGAGCGCATCGATGAGCTGGGCCTCACCGGCATGGTGCCGCCGTTCTCGACCTCCTGCGCCAACCATACCGGTCATTCCGGTGGCTGGATGCTGGAGTGGGACGGCGAGCAGTTCGTGAAGGTCTCCGACCACATGCTGCCCGACACGTCGGACTATCAGCAGCTCATCGCCGACAAGGCGGGCGAGTATGCCGAGGCCAACGCGCCCTGGCCCACGAACGAAGAGTGCAACGCCGAAGGCTAA
- a CDS encoding polysaccharide lyase, with protein MRLLTVIFVTCGLFFTAPSAQAQRSLSEGGQMEIQSPKKPYSYARVSFSDGTKGERFTLKAGDCVRNNGDCRDDRERVEFFDKRQSIRPGDERWYAWSFYLPSDGFPRLRGNGPGYTFGQVHQRERSGPELLFQLYSDGFFINLSNPFQLDDDPMNPIGPYRQIRIARQDDLTNRWTRIMVQARWSRGEDGFINVWMNGRPVWSYRGATTNANDPLYFKYGLYRSFVSRCGGPCPDATVFYRNVRQGRTQAEVQ; from the coding sequence ATGCGACTTCTGACGGTCATATTCGTGACATGCGGGCTTTTCTTCACCGCGCCCTCCGCGCAGGCACAACGCAGCCTGTCGGAAGGTGGCCAGATGGAGATTCAGTCGCCGAAGAAGCCGTATTCCTACGCACGGGTGAGCTTCAGCGATGGCACGAAAGGGGAGCGGTTCACGTTGAAGGCGGGCGATTGCGTTCGCAATAACGGCGATTGCCGCGATGACCGCGAACGGGTCGAGTTCTTCGACAAACGGCAATCCATCCGGCCCGGCGACGAGCGCTGGTACGCATGGTCCTTCTACCTGCCTTCGGACGGGTTTCCGCGTCTGCGTGGGAACGGCCCGGGCTACACGTTCGGGCAGGTGCATCAGCGTGAACGCAGCGGGCCGGAACTTCTGTTTCAACTCTATTCGGACGGGTTCTTCATCAATCTCTCGAACCCGTTTCAGCTCGACGACGATCCGATGAACCCGATCGGACCCTATCGCCAGATCCGCATCGCGCGGCAGGACGACCTGACCAACCGCTGGACGCGCATCATGGTGCAGGCCCGGTGGTCACGGGGCGAGGACGGGTTCATCAATGTCTGGATGAACGGACGGCCGGTCTGGTCGTACCGCGGCGCCACAACGAACGCCAACGATCCGCTCTACTTCAAATACGGGCTCTACCGGTCCTTCGTGTCCCGCTGCGGCGGGCCGTGCCCGGATGCCACCGTCTTCTACCGCAATGTCCGACAGGGACGCACGCAAGCCGAGGTACAATAG
- a CDS encoding ABC transporter ATP-binding protein, protein MLDAAKTDHALLEVNNVEVIYNHVILVLKGVSLTVQQGGITALLGGNGAGKTTTLKAISNLLHSERGEVTKGSILYKGERVQGLDPAALVKRGVIQVMEGRHCFGHLTVEENLLTGAYTRKDGKGAVEADLEMVYDYFPRLKERRKSQAGYTSGGEQQMCAIGRALMSRPETILLDEPSMGLAPQLVEQIFEIVKAVNEGEGVSFLLAEQNTNVALRFAHTGYILESGRVVMEGSAAELRENPDVKEFYLGMSDEGRKSFRDVRSYRRRKRWLS, encoded by the coding sequence ATGCTCGACGCAGCCAAGACCGACCACGCGCTTCTCGAGGTCAACAACGTGGAGGTGATCTACAACCACGTGATCCTCGTGCTCAAAGGTGTGTCCCTGACCGTTCAACAGGGCGGCATCACGGCGCTACTGGGCGGCAATGGTGCGGGCAAGACGACGACGCTCAAGGCGATCTCGAACCTGCTGCATTCCGAGCGCGGCGAGGTCACCAAGGGCTCGATCCTCTATAAGGGCGAGCGGGTCCAGGGCCTCGATCCCGCGGCGCTCGTGAAGCGCGGCGTCATCCAGGTCATGGAGGGTCGCCATTGTTTCGGCCACCTGACCGTCGAGGAAAACCTGCTGACCGGCGCCTATACCCGCAAGGACGGCAAGGGCGCGGTCGAGGCGGATCTCGAAATGGTCTACGACTACTTCCCGCGTCTGAAAGAGCGCCGGAAATCCCAGGCGGGCTACACATCGGGCGGGGAGCAGCAGATGTGCGCCATCGGTCGCGCGCTGATGTCGCGGCCCGAGACGATCCTTCTCGATGAGCCGTCGATGGGCCTTGCCCCGCAATTGGTGGAGCAGATCTTCGAGATCGTGAAGGCCGTCAACGAAGGCGAGGGCGTGTCCTTCCTGCTGGCCGAGCAGAACACCAATGTGGCGCTGCGCTTTGCGCATACCGGGTACATTCTTGAATCGGGTCGTGTGGTCATGGAAGGCAGTGCTGCCGAACTGCGCGAGAACCCGGATGTGAAGGAATTCTATCTCGGCATGTCGGACGAGGGACGAAAAAGCTTCCGCGACGTGCGGTCCTACCGGCGCCGGAAGCGGTGGCTGTCCTGA
- a CDS encoding HdeA/HdeB family chaperone — MKTTTTILAALGLAASGSAAFAAAHAMDPAAVTCAEFIDMDDEGKMGLAEAVMEQLETPAEADALMIQIDTACSESGSEDLTVLNAATAG; from the coding sequence ATGAAGACGACGACGACCATTCTCGCCGCCCTTGGCCTTGCCGCTTCCGGTTCCGCAGCTTTCGCCGCGGCGCATGCCATGGACCCCGCCGCTGTGACCTGCGCCGAATTCATCGACATGGATGACGAAGGCAAGATGGGTCTTGCTGAAGCCGTGATGGAGCAGCTCGAAACCCCCGCGGAAGCAGACGCGCTGATGATCCAGATCGACACGGCTTGTTCCGAGTCGGGTTCCGAGGACCTCACTGTCCTGAACGCGGCGACCGCAGGCTAA
- a CDS encoding phenylacetate--CoA ligase family protein, with the protein MTEPDTLEMRSADERARDLADALPHQVARAQALEGFAHLREIDASDITDLDALARLPVLRKSDLVAAQSSAPPFGAMAGPLGSFSHVFQSPGPIYEPGHIDDDWFRLGRFLRAAGLHNGDVIQNCFGYHLTPAGMMFESGARAIGATVLPAGTGQTELQVRAAADVGSTAYAGTPDYLKAILEKADEMGIALSFAKAAVSGGALFPSLREFYTARGIDCLQCYATADLGLIAYESDALEGMIVDEGVIVEIVTPGTGNPVPEGEVGEVVVTTLNPDYPLIRFATGDLSAVMPGQSPCGRTNMRIKGWMGRADQTTKIKGMFVRPEQVAELVARHPEIERARVIASRADERDVMTVRLESTASDGSAFEASIADILKLKATVEIVAPGSLPRDGVVIEDTRSYD; encoded by the coding sequence ATGACCGAGCCCGATACTCTTGAGATGCGCAGCGCCGACGAGCGCGCGCGCGATCTTGCCGACGCCCTGCCGCATCAGGTGGCCCGCGCGCAGGCGCTTGAAGGCTTCGCGCATCTGCGCGAGATCGACGCCTCGGATATCACCGATCTCGACGCCCTGGCGCGTCTGCCGGTGCTGCGCAAATCCGACCTCGTCGCGGCGCAATCCTCCGCCCCGCCCTTTGGCGCGATGGCGGGTCCGCTCGGCTCGTTCAGCCATGTGTTTCAAAGCCCCGGACCCATCTACGAGCCGGGCCATATCGATGATGACTGGTTCCGCCTGGGCCGGTTCCTGCGCGCGGCGGGCCTGCATAATGGTGACGTCATCCAGAATTGCTTCGGCTATCACCTGACGCCTGCGGGGATGATGTTCGAATCGGGCGCGCGCGCCATCGGTGCGACGGTTCTTCCCGCGGGCACGGGCCAGACCGAATTGCAGGTGCGCGCCGCCGCCGATGTGGGCAGCACGGCCTATGCGGGCACGCCCGATTACCTCAAGGCCATCCTCGAGAAGGCCGATGAAATGGGGATCGCGCTGTCCTTCGCCAAGGCCGCCGTCTCGGGAGGGGCGCTTTTCCCCTCGCTGCGCGAATTCTACACCGCGCGCGGCATCGACTGCCTGCAATGCTATGCAACCGCCGATCTGGGCCTCATCGCCTATGAGAGCGACGCGTTGGAGGGCATGATCGTCGATGAGGGCGTGATCGTCGAGATCGTCACCCCCGGCACCGGCAATCCCGTGCCCGAGGGCGAGGTTGGCGAGGTTGTCGTGACCACGCTCAATCCCGACTACCCACTCATTCGTTTCGCCACGGGCGATCTGTCGGCGGTGATGCCCGGTCAGAGCCCCTGCGGACGGACCAACATGCGCATCAAGGGCTGGATGGGACGCGCCGACCAGACCACCAAGATCAAGGGCATGTTCGTGCGTCCCGAACAGGTGGCCGAGCTTGTCGCGCGTCACCCCGAAATCGAGCGCGCGCGCGTGATCGCGTCCCGCGCCGATGAGCGCGATGTCATGACCGTGCGTCTCGAAAGCACCGCTTCGGACGGCTCCGCCTTCGAAGCCAGCATCGCCGACATTCTGAAACTCAAGGCGACGGTGGAGATCGTGGCCCCCGGCAGCCTGCCGCGCGACGGGGTCGTGATCGAGGATACCCGCAGCTACGACTGA
- a CDS encoding peptidoglycan-binding protein yields the protein MLRFGPLVGLCLWGSTALADPAVLLIENAAPSVLDRLRGSEGIAGAVGPLRDEGADVLALRGADAAEMADGLARFLETLDEDTDRVAVLLSGRFLHSSAETYLLPPDAEAADAAAVYAEAMPLAPVLSVLAEYPGRALLVVAEAEADAVSARFFEDGAGPLEMPQGVTLIRGEAAPTTRLITRDLPVPARTLLPLAREAELDVGGYAPEDFAFLPLPPAEEEAPPSEAAESTPPPFDVEAEARLWREAVSEDTREAYALYLAAFPAGPNAAEARDRIAAIAADPDREARQAEEALQLDREARAEIQRDLTLLDYNTRGIDGIFGPGTRNAITEWQRNNRIEGTGFLTGNQVARLDDQAADRAAELEREAARREEERARADQAYWQQTGASGAEADLRAYLDRYPDGDFATEAERRLNEIEAEARAAAAAQDRAAWDEAQATGTEGAYRGYLQSYPDGAFAAEAQRRISELSRPSAERQAEAQSQAQEAALNLSPIARRLAEVRLEAFDLEPGRVDGTFDADTRRAIRRYQQSRGLTVTGYLDQLTVVRLLADSIRR from the coding sequence ATGCTTCGCTTCGGACCCCTTGTGGGACTTTGCCTCTGGGGCAGCACGGCGCTGGCCGATCCGGCTGTGCTGCTGATCGAGAATGCAGCGCCCTCCGTTCTGGACCGCCTGCGCGGCTCTGAAGGGATCGCGGGCGCTGTCGGGCCGCTCCGGGACGAGGGTGCGGACGTTCTGGCGCTGCGCGGCGCGGATGCTGCGGAAATGGCCGATGGGCTGGCTCGTTTCCTTGAGACGTTGGATGAGGACACGGATCGCGTCGCTGTCCTGCTGTCGGGGCGGTTCCTTCATAGCAGCGCGGAAACCTATCTGCTGCCGCCCGATGCGGAGGCGGCAGATGCCGCCGCGGTTTATGCGGAGGCCATGCCGCTTGCGCCTGTTCTTTCGGTTCTGGCCGAATATCCCGGCCGCGCGCTGTTGGTCGTGGCCGAAGCGGAGGCCGACGCGGTTTCTGCGCGGTTTTTCGAGGATGGCGCAGGGCCGCTCGAAATGCCCCAAGGCGTCACGCTGATCCGGGGAGAGGCCGCACCGACAACGCGGCTGATCACCCGCGACCTGCCCGTGCCTGCGCGCACGCTCCTGCCGCTCGCGCGAGAAGCGGAGCTGGATGTCGGGGGATATGCGCCCGAGGATTTCGCCTTCCTTCCGCTGCCTCCGGCCGAGGAAGAGGCGCCCCCAAGCGAGGCGGCGGAATCGACCCCACCGCCCTTTGATGTCGAAGCCGAAGCCCGGCTCTGGCGCGAAGCCGTCTCCGAGGACACGCGCGAAGCCTACGCGCTCTATCTCGCGGCCTTCCCGGCTGGCCCCAATGCGGCTGAAGCGCGCGACCGGATCGCCGCAATCGCCGCCGATCCTGACCGGGAGGCGCGACAGGCCGAAGAGGCGCTGCAACTCGACCGCGAAGCGCGCGCCGAGATCCAGCGCGATCTGACGCTGCTTGACTACAACACGCGCGGGATTGACGGCATCTTCGGACCCGGCACCCGCAATGCGATCACCGAATGGCAGCGCAACAACCGGATCGAGGGTACGGGCTTTCTGACCGGGAATCAGGTGGCGCGTCTCGACGATCAGGCCGCGGATCGCGCCGCAGAGCTTGAGCGCGAAGCGGCCCGCCGCGAGGAAGAACGCGCCCGCGCCGATCAGGCCTATTGGCAGCAGACCGGAGCGTCGGGCGCGGAAGCGGATCTGCGCGCCTATCTCGACCGGTATCCCGATGGTGATTTCGCGACCGAAGCGGAACGGCGGCTGAACGAGATCGAAGCCGAGGCGCGCGCCGCTGCCGCAGCACAGGACCGCGCGGCCTGGGACGAGGCACAAGCCACCGGCACCGAGGGCGCCTATCGCGGCTATCTGCAATCCTATCCGGACGGTGCCTTCGCCGCAGAGGCGCAGCGGCGCATATCCGAGCTGTCCCGTCCCAGTGCGGAGCGGCAGGCCGAGGCCCAAAGCCAGGCGCAGGAAGCTGCCCTGAACCTATCGCCCATCGCGCGGCGTCTCGCGGAGGTGCGGCTCGAAGCGTTCGATCTGGAGCCGGGGCGCGTCGATGGTACCTTCGATGCCGATACCCGCCGCGCCATTCGCCGCTACCAGCAATCGCGCGGTCTGACCGTCACCGGCTATCTCGATCAGCTGACGGTCGTGCGGCTTCTGGCCGATTCGATCCGACGCTGA
- the yghX gene encoding YghX family hydrolase codes for MTDIPPPARKKARDFDQRILEIFDGYVHGKISKRDFITQAGKYAAVGVTGAMILEQLQPNYAWAQQVAPDDPDIETEIIEYDSPEGHGTIRGLMAKPAGASGPLPAVLVVHENRGLNPYIEDVVRRAAKAGYMALGPDGLTPLGGYPGTDEEGREMQRSLDGAKLMADFFAAFEFLRDHDGSTGKVGAVGFCYGGGVCNALAVAYPELAASVPFYGRQPAAEDVPAIEAPLLIHYAGLDERINEGWNAYSEALRANQKAFSVHFYPEVNHGFHNDTTPRYDEDAARLAWDRTLEFFEDKLA; via the coding sequence ATGACCGACATCCCCCCCCCTGCGCGCAAGAAAGCGCGGGATTTCGACCAGCGCATCCTCGAAATTTTTGACGGATATGTGCATGGCAAGATCTCCAAGCGCGATTTCATCACTCAGGCGGGCAAATACGCCGCCGTCGGAGTGACCGGCGCGATGATTCTCGAACAATTGCAGCCGAATTATGCCTGGGCACAGCAGGTCGCCCCCGACGATCCGGATATCGAAACCGAGATCATCGAATATGACAGCCCCGAGGGTCACGGAACGATTCGCGGCCTTATGGCGAAACCCGCAGGGGCGTCAGGCCCCCTTCCGGCGGTGCTGGTCGTCCACGAGAACAGGGGGCTCAATCCCTATATCGAGGACGTCGTGAGACGTGCGGCCAAGGCCGGGTACATGGCGCTTGGCCCGGACGGGCTGACGCCGCTCGGCGGATATCCGGGCACCGACGAAGAAGGGCGTGAAATGCAGCGATCGCTCGACGGGGCGAAGCTGATGGCGGATTTCTTCGCCGCATTCGAGTTCCTGCGTGACCACGACGGATCGACCGGGAAGGTCGGCGCGGTGGGCTTCTGCTATGGTGGCGGCGTCTGCAACGCGCTGGCCGTGGCCTATCCCGAACTCGCAGCCTCCGTGCCCTTCTACGGACGCCAGCCCGCCGCCGAGGACGTGCCTGCCATCGAGGCACCGCTTCTGATTCATTATGCCGGGCTGGATGAGCGGATCAACGAAGGCTGGAATGCCTATTCGGAGGCGCTGCGTGCGAACCAGAAGGCGTTCAGCGTGCACTTCTACCCCGAGGTGAACCACGGCTTTCACAACGACACGACACCGCGCTACGACGAGGACGCGGCACGCCTCGCCTGGGATCGGACGCTGGAATTTTTCGAGGACAAGCTGGCCTGA
- the ykgO gene encoding type B 50S ribosomal protein L36 has translation MKVRNSLRSLKNRHRDCRVVRRKGRVYVINKTQRRFKARQG, from the coding sequence ATGAAAGTCCGGAATTCGCTCCGCTCGCTCAAGAACCGCCATCGCGATTGCCGCGTTGTGCGCCGTAAGGGCCGAGTTTACGTCATCAACAAGACCCAGCGCCGCTTCAAGGCTCGCCAGGGCTGA